A genomic stretch from Puntigrus tetrazona isolate hp1 chromosome 6, ASM1883169v1, whole genome shotgun sequence includes:
- the scinla gene encoding scinderin like a — MVCHKEFQNAGKQPGLQIWRIENMDLKPVPKQLLGNFFTGDAYVVLYTTPAPSYNVHMWLGNECSQDESGAAAIFAMQLDDHLGGAPVQYREVQNNESVTFIGYFKTGIKYQQGGVASGFQHVVTNDMNVRRLLHIKGRRAIRATEVKMSWASFNHGDCFIIDLGKDIYQWCGNESNRFERLKASEVAIGIRDNERNGRAKLQMIEDGTEPEAVLAALGPKLNIPAGSPDDETTDRSNQKKGALYMVSDAAGSMKTSLVSEVSPFRQQMLNPTECFILDNGADSKIFLWKGSNANPEERKAAMKVAEQFIKDKNYPKNTQIQVMPAGGETILFKQFFSNWKDKDQTTGPGQAYSIGRIAKVSQVPFDASSLHSNKTMAAQHGMVDDGSGKVQIWRVEGGDKVPVDPSSYGQFYGGDCYLILYTYRQGSREQHIIYTWQGLKCTQDELAASAFLTVKLDDSMGGSPVQVRVTQGQEPAHLMSLFKGKPMVIHMGGTSRKDGQSQAGNTRFFHIRQSSTRTTRAVEVEPTASKLNTNDVFVLKCPGGLFLWKGVAASEEEMAAAKYVCSFLGGSATEISEGKEPAGFWTALGGKKDYQTSKSLQKTVKTPRLFGCSNKTGRLIAEEVPGDFTQSDLATDDVMLLDTWDQVFVWIGNDANEVERNGADKIAKEYVDSDPSGRRGTPVVTIKQGFEPPTFTGWFQAWDAKMWNTDPLDRIRGRF; from the exons ATGGTTTGCCACAAGGAGTTCCAGAATGCAGGCAAGCAGCCTGGTCTGCAGATTTGGAGGATAGAGAATATGGATCTGAAACCTGTCCCCAAACAACTGCTGGGAAACTTCTTCACTGGAGATGCCTATGTTGTCCTTTACACCACTCCTGCTCCATCCTACAATGTCCACATGTGGTTGG GTAATGAGTGCTCTCAAGATGAAAGTGGAGCAGCTGCCATCTTTGCTATGCAGCTGGATGATCATCTGGGTGGAGCACCAGTCCAGTACCGTGAGGTTCAGAACAACGAATCTGTCACTTTCATTGGCTACTTTAAAACTGGAATTAAGTACCAG CAAGGTGGTGTGGCCTCTGGATTCCAGCACGTGGTGACTAATGACATGAATGTGAGGCGCCTGCTTCATATTAAGGGGCGACGTGCCATTCGTGCCACAGAGGTGAAAATGTCTTGGGCCAGCTTCAATCACGGAGACTGCTTCATCATTGATCTCGGCAAG GACATCTATCAATGGTGTGGCAATGAAAGCAACCGTTTTGAGCGGTTGAAAGCCTCCGAGGTGGCTATTGGCATTCGTGATAATGAGAGAAATGGGCGTGCCAAGCTGCAGATGATTGAGGATGGTACTGAGCCAGAGGCTGTCCTTGCT gctCTTGGGCCTAAGCTCAACATCCCAGCAGGAAGCCCTGATGATGAGACAACTGACAGAAGCAATCAGAAAAAGGGCGCACTATACATG GTGTCTGATGCTGCAGGCTCTATGAAGACATCTCTGGTGTCCGAGGTAAGCCCTTTCAGACAACAAATGCTCAATCCCACTGAGTGCTTCATCCTAGACAATGGAGCAGACAGCAAGATCTTTCTTTGGAAAG GGTCAAACGCAAACCCTGAGGAACGTAAGGCAGCCATGAAGGTAGCTGAGCAGTTTATCAAAGACAAGAACTACCCTAAAAACACACAG ATCCAGGTTATGCCCGCCGGAGGCGAGACCATACTGTTCAAGCAGTTCTTCAGTAACTGGAAGGATAAGGATCAAACCACAGGTCCCGGCCAGGCCTACAGCATTGGCCGCATTGCCAAAGTTTCACAGGTTCCCTTTGATGCCTCCAGTCTCCACTCCAACAAAACAATGGCTGCCCAGCATGGCATGGTGGACGATGGCTCCGGCAAGGTCCAG ATATGGCGCGTAGAAGGCGGGGACAAAGTTCCTGTGGACCCTTCCAGCTATGGGCAGTTCTATGGAGGAGACTGTTACCTGATTCTCTACACCTATCGCCAGGGAAGCAGAGAGCAACACATTATATATACCTG GCAAGGACTGAAGTGTACACAAGATGAGCTGGCTGCCTCAGCTTTTCTAACAGTCAAGCTGGATGATTCTATGGGAGGGTCGCCTGTCCAG GTACGTGTCACTCAAGGCCAGGAACCGGCCCATTTGATGAGCCTGTTCAAAGGGAAACCCATGGTCATCCACATGGGTGGGACTTCACGAAAAGATGGTCAAAGTCAGGCTGGCAATACACGCTTTTTCCACATCCGCCAGAGCTCCACCCGTACGACACGCGCTGTGGAG GTGGAACCGACTGCATCTAAACTGAACACTAATGACGTGTTTGTGCTGAAGTGCCCCGGCGGTCTCTTTCTGTGGAAAGGGGTGGCTGCTTCAGAGGAAGAAATGGCTGCTGCTAAATACGTCTGCAGCTTCCTCGGAGGCAGTGCCACGGAAATATCAGAGGGAAAAGAGCCGG CTGGGTTTTGGACAGCTTTGGGTGGGAAGAAGGATTATCAAACTTCGAAAAGTCTGCAGAAAACTGTCAAAACTCCACGTCTCTTTGGTTGCTCCAACAAGACTGGACGTCTAATT GCTGAAGAAGTGCCTGGAGATTTTACTCAGTCTGATTTGGCCACTGATGATGTCATGCTGCTGGACACCTGGGATCAG GTCTTTGTTTGGATTGGTAACGATGCCAATGAGGTGGAGCGGAATGGAGCAGATAAAATAG CCAAAGAGTATGTGGATTCTGACCCCTCCGGTCGTCGTGGCACCCCGGTCGTCACTATCAAGCAAGGCTTTGAGCCCCCAACCTTCACTGGCTGGTTCCAGGCGTGGGACGCAAAGATGTGGAACACCGACCCACTGGATCGCATCCGCGGTCGTTTCTAA